Proteins encoded by one window of Bradyrhizobium sp. B097:
- a CDS encoding ABC transporter substrate-binding protein has protein sequence MTTPFVFSRRSALGVLAGSLVAGGVRAETGAGEGADLGGVTLRVAYYKGGWRPLLQAAGEDKTPYRIEWKELNNGVLHIEALNGDALDVGSGSEIPAMFAARQNAKVRFIAVTHEDLNIQVTVAAKDAPIYSIADLRGKRVGYVRATTAHYFLAKQLEEAGLAFSDIEAINLTPSDGYSAFASGKLDAWAIYGYNGQLAIAKQGARLLKTGVGYLSGNFPIYANPKAVDDPLRRAAVSDLLLRIQRAYAFANKNFPLYAAAQVAETHLPLQDILDQFARRSDDFSLAGVSPDVPETHQKVADTFLKLGVLDARAEVGKFWDTSFNDAIAAGAARLVRSGRPR, from the coding sequence GTGACCACGCCATTTGTCTTTTCGCGACGTTCTGCGCTCGGCGTGCTCGCCGGAAGTCTGGTCGCCGGCGGCGTGCGTGCGGAAACCGGGGCGGGTGAGGGTGCCGATCTCGGCGGCGTCACGCTGCGTGTCGCCTATTACAAGGGCGGCTGGCGTCCGCTGCTGCAGGCCGCCGGCGAGGACAAGACGCCCTACAGGATCGAATGGAAGGAGCTCAACAACGGGGTGCTCCACATCGAGGCCCTGAACGGCGATGCGCTCGACGTTGGTTCGGGCAGCGAGATTCCCGCGATGTTCGCCGCGCGCCAGAACGCCAAGGTGCGCTTCATCGCCGTCACCCATGAGGATCTCAACATCCAGGTCACGGTGGCGGCAAAGGACGCGCCGATCTACTCGATCGCCGACCTCAGGGGAAAGCGCGTCGGCTATGTGCGCGCGACCACGGCGCATTACTTCCTCGCCAAGCAGCTCGAGGAGGCCGGGCTTGCGTTCAGCGATATCGAGGCGATCAATCTGACGCCGTCGGACGGCTACTCGGCGTTCGCCTCCGGCAAGCTCGATGCCTGGGCGATCTATGGCTACAACGGGCAGCTCGCCATCGCCAAGCAAGGCGCGCGGCTGCTCAAGACCGGCGTCGGCTATCTCTCGGGGAATTTCCCGATCTACGCCAATCCGAAGGCGGTCGACGATCCGCTGCGGCGCGCAGCCGTGAGCGATCTGCTGCTGCGGATCCAGCGCGCCTATGCGTTCGCCAACAAGAATTTTCCCCTCTATGCGGCGGCACAAGTGGCCGAAACCCATCTGCCGTTGCAGGACATTCTCGACCAGTTCGCCCGCCGCAGCGACGACTTCTCGCTCGCTGGCGTGAGCCCTGACGTGCCGGAGACCCACCAGAAGGTTGCCGACACCTTCCTCAAGCTCGGCGTGCTCGACGCGCGCGCCGAGGTCGGAAAATTCTGGGATACGAGCTTCAACGACGCGATCGCCGCGGGCGCAGCAAGGCTCGTGCGGAGTGGACGGCCACGGTGA
- a CDS encoding DUF2380 domain-containing protein, whose product MHQSRLVVRVLALIGLLAGSCPLRAETGAASPLGVSIDDFSYVDTSGEVIDQTAVHQKRLDAFMAALRADVAAEPRYRLVPSAAPAGEAQIKVVGGVQKMSTLVQWAKVAVIDVGASRVLYEKLYTFRGDNDEAWNHARMFVSREVRAVLAAALPTAKAAAVAPIGLAVFEFELEDNSAAPSSGLAGSDAATLADVTRGVRDRLAQSGRYRLVDTGGAMAEPVKAPALRDCDGCEAAIAQKLGADQSLIGVIRRVSRTEYTVGFQVRDARSGAVVSRGDSGLRMGADYSWTRGAVHLVGDRLLEGGAQQ is encoded by the coding sequence ATGCACCAGTCCCGCCTCGTCGTGCGCGTCCTCGCGTTGATCGGCCTTCTGGCCGGATCTTGTCCGCTGCGCGCCGAGACCGGCGCCGCATCCCCGCTTGGCGTCAGCATCGATGATTTCAGCTATGTCGACACCTCGGGCGAGGTGATCGACCAGACCGCCGTGCATCAGAAGCGGCTGGATGCGTTCATGGCTGCGCTGCGCGCCGATGTCGCTGCGGAGCCGCGCTATCGCCTGGTGCCGTCGGCGGCGCCCGCCGGCGAGGCTCAGATCAAGGTGGTCGGCGGCGTGCAGAAGATGAGCACGCTGGTGCAGTGGGCCAAGGTCGCGGTCATCGATGTTGGCGCGAGCCGTGTGCTGTACGAAAAGCTCTACACGTTTCGCGGCGACAATGACGAGGCATGGAACCATGCGCGGATGTTCGTGTCGCGCGAGGTGCGCGCCGTTCTTGCCGCTGCGCTGCCGACGGCAAAGGCCGCCGCCGTGGCGCCGATCGGGCTTGCGGTGTTCGAGTTCGAGCTCGAGGACAATTCCGCGGCACCGTCGTCCGGCCTTGCCGGCTCCGATGCTGCCACGCTGGCCGATGTCACCCGGGGCGTCCGCGACCGGCTTGCGCAATCGGGCCGCTACCGCCTGGTCGATACCGGCGGCGCAATGGCCGAGCCCGTCAAGGCGCCGGCGCTGCGCGACTGCGACGGCTGCGAGGCGGCGATCGCGCAGAAGCTCGGCGCCGATCAATCGCTGATCGGCGTGATCAGGCGGGTCAGCCGGACCGAATACACGGTCGGCTTCCAGGTGCGCGACGCGCGCAGCGGCGCGGTTGTCTCACGCGGCGACAGCGGCTTGCGGATGGGCGCCGACTATTCATGGACCCGCGGCGCGGTTCACCTGGTCGGCGACCGCCTGCTCGAGGGCGGAGCGCAGCAGTAG
- a CDS encoding NADH:flavin oxidoreductase/NADH oxidase, translating into MSDMLLFSPMTIRGVTLKNRIVVPPMHQYSAEKGFPTDWHLMNAGKFAAGGAGLVIVESTKVERRGCGTIGDLGIWDDKFVAPLSRLVGFIKQQNAVAGIQLGHSGRKARASRPWEGDRPLERSAAIEDWDTWTPVAPSAIAHSERWPVPRALETQEVKDLVAAWGQAARRAHEAGFEVLELHGAHGYLVHEFLSARSNQRSDEYGGSEANRMRFLIEVTEAVRAHWPDHKPLFVRLSVEDNAGWGPEQSARLAAILKPKGVDVIDCSSGGISEMAPILGKEIKYNYQVPLAEYVRRHADIMTMAVGLIIHGDQAEQILRDKQADLIAVGREILNNPNWPMDAALKLGVEGPFRHVPPQFGYWLGTRAKRGFGTRPSTWQSGLREAGPEADRELT; encoded by the coding sequence ATGTCCGACATGCTGCTGTTTTCGCCGATGACCATCCGCGGCGTCACGCTGAAGAACCGCATCGTGGTGCCGCCGATGCATCAATATTCGGCCGAGAAGGGCTTTCCGACCGACTGGCATCTGATGAATGCCGGCAAGTTCGCCGCCGGCGGCGCCGGTCTGGTGATCGTCGAATCGACCAAGGTCGAGCGGCGCGGCTGCGGCACGATCGGCGATCTCGGCATCTGGGACGACAAGTTCGTCGCGCCGCTCAGCCGTCTCGTCGGCTTCATCAAGCAGCAGAACGCGGTGGCCGGTATCCAGCTCGGCCATTCCGGCCGCAAGGCGCGCGCAAGCCGCCCCTGGGAGGGCGACCGTCCGCTCGAACGCAGCGCTGCAATCGAGGATTGGGACACCTGGACGCCGGTGGCGCCGAGCGCGATCGCCCATAGCGAGCGCTGGCCGGTGCCGCGCGCGCTGGAGACGCAGGAGGTGAAGGACCTCGTCGCGGCCTGGGGACAAGCGGCGCGCCGCGCGCACGAGGCCGGGTTCGAGGTGCTGGAGCTGCACGGCGCCCATGGCTATCTCGTGCACGAATTCCTCTCAGCGCGTTCGAACCAGCGCAGCGATGAATATGGCGGCTCGGAAGCCAACCGGATGCGCTTCCTGATCGAGGTGACGGAGGCCGTGCGCGCGCACTGGCCGGATCACAAGCCGCTGTTCGTGCGGCTGTCGGTCGAGGACAATGCCGGCTGGGGTCCGGAACAGAGCGCGCGGCTGGCTGCGATCCTGAAGCCCAAGGGCGTCGATGTGATCGACTGCTCGTCGGGGGGAATCAGCGAGATGGCGCCGATCCTCGGCAAGGAGATCAAATACAACTATCAGGTGCCGCTGGCGGAATATGTCCGCCGGCACGCCGATATCATGACCATGGCGGTCGGTCTGATCATTCACGGCGATCAGGCCGAGCAGATCCTGCGCGATAAACAAGCAGATTTGATCGCGGTCGGCCGGGAGATCCTCAATAACCCGAACTGGCCGATGGACGCCGCGCTAAAACTCGGGGTTGAAGGGCCATTTCGCCATGTTCCTCCGCAGTTTGGCTATTGGTTGGGCACCAGGGCCAAGCGCGGATTCGGGACCCGGCCGTCGACCTGGCAGAGCGGGTTGCGGGAGGCTGGGCCAGAGGCCGACCGGGAGCTGACTTGA
- a CDS encoding histidine kinase encodes MRNWSGSDLKLRLTLRVAAVSMLCFAAISGYFLIDADRSVRARIAAVADVAARTLELQQSKIQWLNNPRSDFPDLDSVAASVMAPGLCLAFRSNGGEISQRFCGGTQTDTAAPPQAFAALYRRLFDPGRETVRPVIARGQAIGEAVVWVDPAVLTTEAWHDAGRLMTVLMLALPLLCALVYAALSRALRPTRLIRDGLERIAAGDLTARLPAFDLAELSAIGDVFNHLAERLATALSDRNALTQKLIVVQDEERQHLARELHDEFGQSLAAIRALAASARLTAVQDCPPLLTECDGIARTATDMMETLRGALFRLRPPDVDELGLAASLEGLIAGWNSRSRGQPRFEIAVSGSFEHIPASTGANLYRIVQEALTNAAKHADATRVMLRLEMRETASAGGGEIVLAIDDDGRPGDTQVKSGMGLLGMRERVAALGGRLSFGAGQSNGSSLRVSVPVAAGREAAFVERAA; translated from the coding sequence ATGCGCAATTGGTCCGGAAGCGATCTGAAGCTGCGGCTGACGTTGCGTGTGGCTGCGGTGTCGATGCTCTGCTTTGCCGCGATCTCCGGCTACTTCCTGATCGACGCCGACCGATCGGTGCGCGCCAGGATCGCTGCCGTTGCAGATGTCGCCGCCAGGACGCTCGAGTTGCAGCAGAGCAAGATCCAGTGGCTGAACAATCCACGCTCCGATTTCCCCGATCTCGACAGCGTTGCCGCCTCGGTCATGGCACCCGGCCTGTGCCTCGCCTTTCGCAGCAATGGCGGCGAGATCAGCCAGCGCTTCTGCGGCGGCACGCAGACCGATACGGCCGCGCCGCCACAGGCCTTCGCGGCACTCTATCGCCGCCTGTTCGATCCCGGCCGGGAGACCGTGCGCCCGGTGATTGCGCGCGGCCAAGCGATCGGCGAGGCCGTGGTCTGGGTCGATCCGGCCGTGCTGACGACCGAGGCCTGGCACGACGCCGGCCGGCTGATGACGGTGCTGATGCTCGCGCTGCCGTTGCTCTGCGCCCTGGTCTATGCGGCGCTGTCGCGTGCGCTGCGTCCGACGCGGCTGATCCGCGACGGGCTTGAACGGATCGCCGCTGGCGACCTCACCGCGCGCCTGCCGGCGTTCGACCTCGCCGAATTGTCGGCGATCGGCGACGTCTTCAACCATCTCGCCGAGCGCCTCGCCACTGCGCTCTCCGACCGCAACGCCCTGACGCAAAAACTGATCGTGGTGCAGGACGAGGAACGCCAGCATCTCGCGCGCGAGCTGCACGACGAGTTCGGGCAATCGCTGGCGGCGATCCGCGCCCTCGCTGCCTCGGCGCGCCTGACCGCGGTGCAGGATTGCCCGCCTTTGCTCACCGAATGCGACGGCATCGCGCGGACCGCGACCGACATGATGGAGACGTTGCGCGGCGCCCTCTTCAGGTTGCGCCCGCCCGATGTCGACGAACTCGGCCTTGCAGCCAGTCTGGAGGGCCTGATCGCGGGCTGGAACAGCCGCAGCCGGGGACAGCCGCGGTTCGAGATCGCCGTATCGGGATCGTTCGAGCACATCCCCGCCTCCACCGGCGCCAATCTCTACCGCATCGTGCAGGAGGCGCTCACCAACGCAGCCAAGCACGCCGACGCAACGCGCGTCATGCTGCGGCTCGAGATGCGCGAGACGGCTTCGGCCGGCGGCGGCGAAATCGTGCTCGCGATCGATGATGATGGCAGGCCCGGCGATACTCAAGTGAAGTCCGGCATGGGCCTGCTCGGCATGCGCGAGCGGGTCGCCGCGCTCGGCGGGCGGCTGAGCTTCGGGGCCGGACAGTCCAACGGCTCTTCGCTCCGTGTCAGCGTTCCCGTCGCAGCCGGCCGAGAGGCCGCATTTGTGGAACGCGCGGCATGA
- a CDS encoding amino acid ABC transporter substrate-binding protein yields MRLPAILFALTLAASPAAAEEPSGTLQKVKETRKVTLGFQEASVPFSYLDDNQRPIGFALDICLKIVDAVKKELGMPDIAVDYLPVTSSNRIPLMVNGTIDLHCSATTNSAERQKQVTFTNSHFLSATRFAAKKSSGINTIDDLKGKSVTAVAGSVNLTQLIKVNTERKLGINVQPAKDQAEAFLMLETDRAQAYALDDVQLAVAIARSKQPALYMISEEAFSKAEPFGIMLRREDAPFKALADRATAELYKSPEIEVMYKKWLEAPTPPNGINYNVPISPALRNAFAHPSSSFDPDVYEIAK; encoded by the coding sequence ATGCGCTTGCCCGCCATCCTTTTTGCTCTCACGCTCGCTGCGAGCCCCGCGGCAGCCGAGGAGCCGTCGGGCACGCTGCAGAAGGTCAAGGAGACCAGGAAGGTCACGCTGGGCTTTCAGGAGGCCTCCGTTCCCTTCAGCTATCTCGACGACAATCAGCGGCCGATCGGGTTCGCGCTCGATATCTGCCTCAAGATCGTCGATGCCGTGAAGAAGGAGCTGGGCATGCCCGACATCGCGGTCGACTATCTCCCGGTGACCTCGTCGAACCGCATCCCGCTGATGGTCAACGGCACGATCGACCTGCACTGCTCGGCGACCACCAACAGCGCCGAGCGCCAGAAGCAGGTGACCTTCACCAACTCGCACTTCCTGAGCGCGACGCGGTTTGCCGCCAAGAAATCGTCCGGCATCAACACCATCGACGACCTCAAGGGCAAGTCGGTCACCGCCGTTGCAGGCTCGGTGAACCTGACCCAGCTCATCAAGGTCAACACCGAACGCAAGCTCGGCATCAACGTTCAGCCGGCCAAGGACCAGGCCGAAGCGTTTTTGATGCTGGAGACCGATCGCGCCCAGGCCTATGCGCTCGACGACGTCCAGCTTGCGGTGGCGATCGCGCGATCCAAGCAGCCGGCGCTGTACATGATCAGCGAGGAGGCCTTCTCGAAGGCCGAGCCCTTTGGAATCATGCTGCGCCGGGAGGACGCGCCGTTCAAGGCGCTCGCCGACCGCGCCACGGCCGAGCTGTACAAGAGCCCGGAGATCGAGGTCATGTACAAGAAGTGGCTGGAAGCGCCGACCCCGCCGAACGGCATTAACTACAACGTCCCGATCTCGCCGGCGCTGCGCAACGCGTTCGCCCATCCGAGCTCGAGCTTCGATCCCGACGTGTACGAGATCGCCAAGTAG